A window of the Synergistaceae bacterium genome harbors these coding sequences:
- a CDS encoding PLP-dependent aminotransferase family protein yields MPVNSFEDYPLTWKPKLDRSNRSLYQSLARQLEQDITDGVIKPGTKLPPQRELADFLDLNVSTVSKAFKLCELKGLLSATVGNGTFVSYGALTNRRLVSENIDGNIDMGATVPESSGNAVLMQMLKEITNNAQAVDLFSYQTDRTMGWQKDAAVRLLSCCGHNIDREQVLFASGGQNALSAVLAAVFKRGDKIAVDEHTYPGIKTAAAMLGIQLIPVPQGDEGMDVSALETICNRERMNGIYVIPACHNPTTITMPEAQRMEIAKVATQHDCILIEDGTYQLMETGMTAISDYIKNKGIYIATLSKVIAPGLRIAYLSVPPLYKSAVSDALYNLNVSVVPLMAELSARIIASGQFETIIENHKDNTALRSLVVDQWLSGEICRGKETDIFRWLLLPERHTGKGFEDIALSKGVQVYAAERFAIGKTPPAHAVRLSICAPKDLEQLEKGIKILAELIES; encoded by the coding sequence GTGCCAGTCAATTCTTTTGAAGATTACCCTTTGACATGGAAACCGAAACTGGATAGAAGCAACAGATCTTTATATCAAAGTTTAGCCCGTCAATTAGAACAGGATATTACAGACGGGGTAATTAAACCCGGTACAAAACTGCCTCCACAAAGGGAGCTTGCCGATTTCCTTGATCTGAATGTAAGCACAGTATCAAAAGCCTTTAAGTTGTGCGAGTTAAAGGGGTTATTATCTGCTACGGTTGGAAATGGAACATTCGTGTCTTACGGTGCGCTTACAAATAGGCGACTTGTATCGGAAAATATTGATGGTAACATCGATATGGGCGCCACCGTTCCAGAGTCGTCGGGCAATGCGGTTTTAATGCAAATGCTGAAGGAGATTACCAATAACGCCCAGGCTGTCGATCTGTTCAGCTATCAAACAGATCGGACAATGGGATGGCAAAAAGATGCGGCAGTTAGATTGTTAAGCTGTTGTGGTCACAATATTGACCGCGAACAAGTCCTGTTTGCCAGTGGCGGGCAAAATGCGCTGTCCGCCGTTCTCGCCGCTGTATTCAAACGCGGTGACAAAATTGCTGTGGACGAACATACCTATCCAGGGATCAAAACCGCAGCCGCAATGTTGGGAATACAGCTAATTCCTGTTCCTCAGGGTGATGAAGGCATGGATGTGAGCGCCCTGGAAACGATATGCAACCGGGAAAGAATGAATGGCATATACGTTATTCCGGCTTGCCATAACCCCACTACGATTACAATGCCGGAAGCGCAAAGGATGGAAATTGCAAAGGTTGCGACACAGCATGATTGTATTTTGATTGAAGATGGAACCTATCAGCTTATGGAAACCGGCATGACCGCCATATCTGACTATATTAAAAATAAGGGCATTTACATCGCTACCTTATCAAAAGTAATAGCCCCCGGACTTAGAATAGCATATCTGTCAGTGCCGCCGCTTTATAAAAGTGCCGTTTCGGACGCACTTTATAATTTGAATGTATCGGTTGTTCCCTTGATGGCGGAATTGTCAGCTCGTATTATAGCTTCCGGGCAATTTGAAACTATAATTGAAAACCATAAAGATAATACGGCATTGCGAAGCCTGGTCGTCGATCAATGGCTCTCAGGAGAAATATGCCGAGGAAAAGAAACAGATATTTTTCGATGGCTGCTGTTGCCTGAAAGACATACAGGTAAGGGATTTGAAGATATTGCGCTTTCAAAGGGTGTCCAGGTTTATGCGGCAGAAAGGTTTGCCATAGGCAAAACACCCCCTGCTCATGCCGTTCGGCTTTCCATCTGTGCTCCCAAAGACTTGGAACAGCTTGAAAAGGGGATAAAAATATTAGCGGAGCTGATCGAGTCCTGA
- a CDS encoding GntR family transcriptional regulator — protein MTNECTPGKDPLQELIPAQMQNNSASYYIANVLREAIYRGILLEGEALHQSQLAERLNVSPIPLREALRLLEMEGLVDFHGRRGATVTKLTLEEAREIYEMLTALEVSVLRIALPSISDEVVAAAEALLDRMETEPDCMVWRELNIEFHNTLHEPADRPLTLDMIARLRQQIDRYVRLHLESMREESQQQHRKILEAVRAGDLEAATAALEFHLKNTSRDLQTHMRVRD, from the coding sequence ATGACAAACGAATGTACACCTGGCAAAGATCCGTTGCAGGAGCTGATTCCCGCGCAGATGCAGAATAACTCTGCTTCCTATTATATTGCCAATGTTCTGCGCGAGGCCATTTACCGCGGGATTTTGCTGGAAGGGGAAGCTCTTCATCAGAGTCAGCTGGCAGAACGCCTTAACGTCAGCCCTATTCCCCTGCGGGAAGCGTTACGCCTCCTGGAAATGGAGGGACTCGTGGATTTTCACGGCAGAAGGGGAGCGACGGTGACGAAGCTGACCCTTGAGGAAGCCCGTGAGATTTACGAAATGCTGACCGCTCTGGAAGTCAGTGTTTTGCGAATTGCGCTGCCTTCGATTTCAGACGAGGTCGTGGCAGCGGCAGAGGCTCTGCTGGACAGAATGGAAACCGAACCGGACTGCATGGTCTGGCGAGAGCTGAATATCGAATTTCACAATACTCTTCACGAACCGGCGGACCGTCCTCTGACCCTGGACATGATCGCCCGCCTGCGTCAGCAGATCGACCGCTATGTTCGTCTGCACCTGGAGTCCATGCGGGAAGAATCTCAGCAGCAGCACCGGAAAATCCTGGAGGCCGTCCGGGCGGGAGACCTGGAAGCCGCCACCGCCGCGCTGGAGTTTCATCTGAAAAACACCTCCCGGGACCTGCAAACCCACATGCGTGTAAGAGATTGA
- a CDS encoding glycine C-acetyltransferase: MAVSTTFMRETLDQMKRDGLYGNIRVLESPQGAWVKIEGKDYLNLCSNNYLGLANHPKLCARVREAIEKYGVGPGAVRTIAGTMNLHLELERKLASFKGAEAAIVVQSGFCANLTVVPTLMGEGDLIFSDSLNHASIIDACRLSKAKTLRYEHSDMADLTQKLEENASHSGKKLVITDGVFSMDGDVARLPEIVKISEKFGAMVAVDDAHGEGVLGRGGRGIVDHFGLHGKVDVEIGTMSKAFGVMGGMVAGSATLVEFLRQKARPNLFSSALTVPDVAANLAAVEIMEENDDLVRKLWDNGNYLKAQLKSRGFDVGQSETPITPVIIGEAQTAKDFSVKLFERGIFATAIVFPTVPKGTARIRVMVSAVHSREDLDRGVEIFTSIGKDMGILTK, translated from the coding sequence ATGGCAGTTTCAACGACGTTCATGAGAGAAACACTGGACCAGATGAAAAGAGACGGGCTTTATGGCAACATTCGAGTGCTGGAAAGTCCCCAGGGCGCCTGGGTGAAAATTGAGGGCAAAGATTATCTGAACCTCTGCTCCAACAATTATCTGGGTTTGGCCAATCATCCGAAATTATGCGCCAGAGTCAGAGAAGCGATCGAAAAATATGGAGTTGGACCGGGAGCGGTGCGAACCATCGCGGGAACCATGAATCTCCATCTGGAGCTGGAAAGAAAGCTGGCCAGCTTCAAGGGGGCCGAGGCGGCCATCGTGGTTCAGTCGGGGTTCTGCGCCAACCTCACCGTAGTTCCCACGCTGATGGGAGAAGGAGACCTGATCTTCAGCGATTCACTGAATCACGCGTCCATCATCGACGCCTGCCGGCTCTCCAAAGCAAAAACCCTGCGGTATGAGCACTCCGACATGGCCGATCTGACCCAAAAACTCGAAGAAAACGCCTCTCATTCCGGGAAAAAACTGGTCATTACCGACGGAGTATTTTCCATGGACGGCGACGTGGCCCGACTGCCGGAGATCGTGAAAATCAGCGAAAAATTCGGCGCAATGGTGGCCGTGGATGACGCTCACGGAGAAGGCGTGCTGGGTCGGGGCGGACGTGGGATCGTGGATCACTTCGGTCTGCACGGCAAAGTCGACGTCGAAATCGGCACGATGTCCAAGGCTTTCGGAGTCATGGGCGGAATGGTCGCGGGCAGCGCGACGCTGGTGGAATTTCTGCGGCAGAAAGCCCGCCCGAACCTTTTCAGCAGCGCTCTCACCGTACCGGACGTGGCAGCCAACCTGGCGGCGGTGGAGATCATGGAAGAAAACGACGATCTGGTCCGCAAACTCTGGGACAACGGCAACTATTTAAAGGCTCAGCTGAAGAGCCGGGGGTTCGACGTGGGCCAGAGCGAGACGCCCATAACGCCCGTCATCATCGGAGAAGCCCAGACGGCAAAAGATTTCAGCGTTAAACTTTTCGAGAGAGGAATTTTCGCTACCGCCATCGTGTTCCCCACCGTTCCCAAAGGAACCGCCCGCATCCGCGTCATGGTCAGCGCCGTCCATTCCCGGGAGGACCTGGACCGGGGCGTCGAGATCTTTACGTCCATCGGCAAAGATATGGGAATTTTGACGAAATAA
- a CDS encoding NAD-dependent epimerase/dehydratase family protein — MKKILISGANGQIGIELTRHLRKIYGESNVTATDIKRVSGSFSEEGPFAILDARDGAAAAALLEQTKADTVIHLAGVLSATGEMRPQLAWDTNMNGLYTMLEAARARNCSFFFPSSIAAFGPGTPARNTPQDTLQRPETIYGVAKVAGELLCDYYHKKYGMDTRGLRFPGLISYEALPGGGTTDYAVHIYYDALAKKEYRSYIARGSFMDMMYMPDALEAVVQLMEANPQKLKHRNAFNISAMSFDPEGIAGSIRKVIPDFTLSYDVDPQRQAIADSWPDSLDCSTAREEWGFSPKFDLDAMTRDMLTKLSKR; from the coding sequence ATGAAAAAAATACTGATCTCCGGAGCCAACGGTCAAATTGGCATTGAGCTGACGCGGCATCTCAGAAAAATCTACGGCGAGAGCAATGTTACCGCAACGGACATAAAACGGGTTTCGGGCTCCTTTTCCGAAGAGGGCCCCTTTGCGATTCTGGACGCCCGGGACGGCGCGGCGGCGGCGGCTCTGCTGGAACAAACGAAGGCCGATACCGTCATCCATCTGGCGGGCGTCCTTTCCGCCACAGGAGAAATGCGTCCCCAGCTGGCCTGGGACACGAATATGAACGGGCTTTACACCATGCTGGAAGCGGCCCGGGCGCGAAACTGCTCGTTTTTCTTTCCCAGTTCCATAGCGGCCTTCGGTCCGGGAACCCCGGCCAGGAACACGCCTCAGGACACCTTACAGCGCCCCGAAACCATTTACGGCGTCGCAAAAGTGGCAGGAGAGCTGCTTTGCGACTATTATCACAAAAAATATGGAATGGATACGCGAGGCCTGCGTTTTCCGGGGCTTATCTCTTACGAGGCGCTTCCCGGAGGCGGAACCACAGATTACGCCGTCCACATCTATTACGATGCCCTCGCAAAAAAGGAATACAGGAGCTACATCGCCCGGGGCAGTTTTATGGATATGATGTACATGCCTGACGCGCTGGAGGCCGTGGTGCAGCTGATGGAGGCCAATCCACAAAAGCTGAAGCACCGCAACGCCTTCAACATTTCCGCCATGAGCTTTGATCCGGAGGGCATTGCCGGATCTATTCGGAAAGTTATCCCGGATTTCACCCTCTCCTACGACGTAGATCCCCAAAGGCAGGCCATAGCGGATTCCTGGCCCGATTCTTTGGACTGTTCCACCGCTCGTGAAGAATGGGGCTTCTCTCCTAAATTCGACCTGGATGCCATGACCCGGGATATGCTCACAAAGCTTTCCAAACGATAA
- a CDS encoding methyl-accepting chemotaxis protein yields the protein MKIKTKLLLLSGIVVVLVLSLIGIMYFRTSRIASGLVDTEAMQTVQHLSDAVDTYFTFIKSIGDNIAPVVRQLFAEDGSIDRKHLETALTDALNQNIKQDVFDLYAGIEKDGSTTGWDAPAAYDSRTRPWYRNAVAAGKTVVTPPYLDANTGKIILSTGTPIYGANNKLLGVIGIDVSLEKIGMKIRNAKVFGAGYGILLASDGLVLEHPTSSFIAEENLAKTSSNIHEDLAELGRQMIAGGSGFGDYEWQGSSRRLYYTTGEAGYVSALMFPKEQLSVIVRNATTVQIVIGVTAMVFLIVCMFCTILSITKPMRAVQVTAERMASLNLTPDPEAVKIVAKLNPQTELGSMVTAMRHMRDAFIDIVGSVRDEVKQLASSSNSLDSLRLEATTEVEDVGKSAVNVERLARDALSSVENTVLSVQEVTQAATMTAVSATRGAEASNATSELSASVAAMMNAFVEELQGVGVASAENRQGMMEVGSSVTAIAEFVITIRNIASQTNLLALNAAIEAARAGETGRGFAVVADEVRKLAEESNIASHHVAEMIEKLELGTRNAVTSTQESAEIIAAIMTRAKETQASLKNALTEIDKVNEAVQTIAAAAEEQAASSNEIAESSRQAQNSIGNVSNEISAISQSAGYTQEAIRKVAEEAENVAAISERLEEMMERFITDEMEEFGDKAEIAVLRRAK from the coding sequence ATGAAAATCAAAACGAAACTGCTTTTGCTGTCGGGTATTGTCGTGGTGCTGGTGCTGTCGCTCATTGGAATCATGTACTTCAGAACATCGCGTATCGCCTCGGGCCTTGTCGATACGGAGGCGATGCAGACCGTTCAGCACCTGAGCGATGCTGTGGACACCTATTTTACCTTCATAAAGAGCATCGGCGACAATATCGCTCCGGTGGTCCGGCAGTTGTTTGCCGAAGACGGAAGCATCGACAGAAAGCACCTGGAGACGGCTCTGACCGATGCCCTGAATCAGAATATAAAGCAGGATGTGTTCGACCTGTACGCCGGCATTGAAAAGGATGGTTCCACCACGGGCTGGGACGCACCCGCGGCCTACGATTCCCGAACCCGCCCCTGGTACAGGAATGCCGTGGCGGCAGGGAAAACGGTGGTCACTCCGCCGTATCTCGACGCCAATACGGGAAAAATCATCCTGTCCACGGGAACTCCCATATATGGAGCAAATAACAAACTTTTGGGCGTCATCGGCATTGACGTATCCCTGGAGAAAATTGGCATGAAAATCCGGAACGCCAAAGTATTTGGAGCAGGATACGGTATTCTTCTGGCTTCGGACGGCCTGGTTCTGGAGCACCCCACATCGTCTTTCATCGCGGAGGAAAATCTGGCCAAAACCAGCAGTAATATCCATGAAGACCTGGCGGAGTTGGGACGACAGATGATCGCCGGCGGCAGCGGCTTCGGGGATTACGAATGGCAGGGGAGCTCTCGAAGGCTTTATTATACCACGGGCGAGGCCGGGTACGTCTCGGCGCTGATGTTTCCCAAAGAGCAGCTGTCCGTTATCGTTCGAAATGCGACGACGGTGCAGATCGTGATCGGCGTGACCGCCATGGTTTTTTTGATTGTCTGTATGTTTTGTACAATCCTCAGCATAACAAAACCCATGAGAGCCGTTCAGGTAACCGCCGAACGCATGGCCTCTCTGAATTTGACGCCGGACCCTGAAGCCGTGAAAATCGTCGCGAAACTCAACCCCCAAACGGAACTGGGCTCCATGGTGACGGCGATGCGGCACATGCGCGATGCCTTTATCGACATCGTGGGTTCCGTCCGGGACGAGGTGAAACAACTGGCATCCTCCTCGAATTCTCTGGATAGCCTGAGGCTGGAGGCCACAACCGAAGTCGAGGATGTGGGCAAATCCGCTGTGAATGTTGAGCGTTTGGCCAGGGACGCTCTGAGTTCCGTTGAAAATACAGTCCTCTCCGTTCAGGAAGTGACCCAGGCCGCGACGATGACGGCTGTTTCGGCGACGCGGGGGGCTGAGGCCTCAAACGCAACCTCGGAACTCAGCGCCTCCGTTGCCGCGATGATGAATGCTTTCGTCGAAGAACTGCAGGGAGTTGGCGTCGCTTCCGCCGAAAACCGTCAGGGAATGATGGAGGTTGGCAGTTCCGTAACCGCCATCGCGGAGTTCGTCATCACGATTCGGAACATTGCGAGCCAGACCAACCTGCTGGCTTTGAACGCCGCCATCGAAGCGGCCCGGGCGGGAGAAACCGGACGGGGATTTGCCGTGGTGGCGGACGAAGTGCGCAAACTGGCGGAAGAATCCAATATCGCCTCCCACCACGTGGCGGAAATGATAGAAAAACTGGAGCTGGGAACCCGGAACGCCGTCACCTCCACTCAGGAGTCCGCGGAGATTATCGCAGCCATCATGACAAGGGCCAAAGAAACCCAGGCAAGTCTGAAAAATGCCCTGACAGAGATCGACAAGGTCAACGAGGCCGTGCAGACCATTGCGGCGGCGGCAGAGGAGCAGGCGGCCTCCAGCAACGAAATCGCGGAATCCTCCAGACAGGCGCAAAACAGTATAGGCAACGTCAGCAATGAAATCTCCGCTATTTCACAGTCCGCGGGGTACACGCAGGAAGCGATCCGGAAGGTAGCGGAGGAAGCCGAAAACGTGGCCGCCATTTCTGAGCGTCTTGAGGAGATGATGGAGCGTTTCATTACCGATGAAATGGAAGAGTTCGGCGATAAAGCTGAAATTGCCGTTCTTCGTCGGGCAAAATAA
- the glgC gene encoding glucose-1-phosphate adenylyltransferase, giving the protein MYGGKYGRVLGLVLAGGKGERLMPLTRYRAKPAVYFGAKYRIIDFALSNLVNSGIFAIYVLVQFKSQSLNEHIERGWQFGGALRGRDFFVTLVPAQMWRGEHWFQGTADAVFQNLHLISIFRADLVCIFAADHIYKMDVEQMLARHVDRKADVTVAANVVPASEAHQFGCIKTDSSGRIIEFLEKPTVPPEIPDNPGFCYVSMGNYIFRRDILEESLVFDSQQPTSHDFGRDIIPGLVQQNARVYAYDFSTNVLPRSAREIEHTHQWREDKPYWRDVGTIKAYWQAHMELLSYDSEMTLYNPLWPIRTVSFADPPSYSYPVEGQDCTVNRVLLAEGSRILGAQVHNSVLSRNCVIQPGSRVEESIIGQGVVIGKNCRIRRAIIDAHNNIADNTVIGEDPEADARNYSIDPGSGIVTLGMPRIQYQKDIDEKAIDTFSWTTFS; this is encoded by the coding sequence ATGTACGGAGGGAAATATGGGCGCGTGTTGGGGCTTGTGCTCGCCGGAGGCAAGGGAGAACGCCTGATGCCTCTGACGCGTTATCGGGCGAAACCGGCCGTGTATTTCGGAGCGAAGTATCGTATTATCGATTTTGCCCTCTCCAATCTCGTCAACAGCGGGATCTTTGCCATCTATGTCCTTGTTCAGTTCAAGAGCCAGTCCCTGAACGAGCACATCGAGCGAGGCTGGCAGTTTGGCGGAGCCCTGCGGGGTCGCGATTTTTTCGTGACTCTCGTTCCCGCGCAAATGTGGCGTGGAGAGCACTGGTTTCAGGGCACGGCGGACGCCGTTTTTCAGAACCTCCATCTCATTTCCATCTTTCGGGCGGATTTAGTCTGCATTTTTGCCGCGGACCACATCTACAAGATGGACGTTGAGCAGATGCTCGCCCGTCACGTGGACCGCAAAGCGGACGTTACCGTCGCCGCCAACGTTGTTCCTGCGTCGGAAGCCCATCAGTTCGGCTGCATCAAAACCGACAGCTCGGGGCGTATCATCGAATTTCTCGAAAAACCCACAGTTCCGCCGGAAATTCCCGACAATCCGGGATTTTGCTATGTTTCCATGGGCAACTACATTTTCAGACGCGACATCCTGGAGGAGTCGCTGGTTTTTGATTCTCAGCAGCCCACGAGCCACGATTTCGGCCGCGACATCATTCCAGGGCTGGTGCAGCAGAACGCCAGGGTTTACGCCTATGATTTTTCGACGAACGTGCTGCCCCGTTCCGCGCGGGAAATCGAGCACACTCACCAGTGGCGCGAGGACAAGCCCTACTGGCGCGACGTGGGAACGATCAAAGCCTACTGGCAGGCCCATATGGAGCTGCTTTCCTACGATTCGGAGATGACGCTCTACAACCCCCTCTGGCCAATACGTACGGTCTCCTTTGCGGATCCTCCGTCCTATTCCTATCCCGTGGAGGGGCAGGACTGCACGGTCAACCGCGTTCTTCTGGCGGAGGGCAGCCGTATTCTCGGCGCTCAGGTCCACAACTCCGTGCTGTCCCGCAACTGTGTGATCCAGCCGGGCTCTCGCGTCGAGGAGAGCATTATCGGTCAGGGTGTTGTCATCGGGAAAAACTGCCGTATTCGGCGCGCCATTATCGACGCCCACAACAACATTGCGGACAACACCGTTATCGGGGAGGACCCGGAGGCCGACGCCCGTAATTATTCCATCGACCCCGGTTCGGGCATCGTAACCCTGGGGATGCCGCGCATCCAGTATCAGAAGGACATCGACGAAAAGGCGATCGACACTTTTTCCTGGACCACATTTTCCTGA
- a CDS encoding glycogen synthase, whose translation METRPARVLFVGTELSPFSKVGGLGDVMGSLPKALAQCGVDVRVVTPAWPGVLQKIRDRGCTVVTLPLRVTAACAWRTVEAAIHCVDVDGIPTYFLESDYYGGDMYPWTLDAESVRPFVVFCTQALELGRVIDWEPDVFHCHDWPTAYLPCALKWHRHYRGQYRKEGRPATVLTLHNVAHQGIFSPGPFFEESGLDPSCFNMKELEFYGVINLLKGGIVSSTAVTTVSPRYAWEIQTWESTQVLSGVIYEQRHKLRGILNGIDVDYWNPETDPLLPECYSLASPTGKHACRKELLKNTDFSLDWEGPLVVCVSRLVEQKGFDIILPALRHIATLGAKFIFLGSGHSWIESALREAVTSHRDSLCFFSGYNEPLAHLLYAGGDIYLMPSLFEPCGLSQMIAMRYGTVPVVREVGGLIDTVTDVDAEGGGNGFTFLTYDTQGMLWSLRRAVERFRNTKAWKKIQTRGMKEDFSWKKSALLYRGLYQAILKEGG comes from the coding sequence ATGGAAACGCGGCCTGCGCGGGTTCTCTTTGTAGGTACGGAGCTCTCTCCCTTCTCCAAAGTGGGAGGACTGGGCGATGTTATGGGGTCTCTGCCGAAGGCCCTGGCTCAGTGCGGCGTCGATGTTCGGGTGGTGACTCCCGCGTGGCCGGGTGTTTTGCAGAAAATTCGGGACAGAGGCTGTACCGTTGTCACGCTTCCTCTGCGGGTGACGGCGGCCTGTGCCTGGCGAACGGTGGAGGCCGCCATTCACTGTGTCGACGTGGATGGTATTCCCACGTATTTCCTGGAATCGGATTACTATGGGGGAGATATGTACCCCTGGACGCTGGACGCCGAGTCGGTACGACCTTTTGTGGTTTTCTGCACTCAGGCTTTGGAGCTGGGCAGAGTCATCGACTGGGAGCCCGATGTTTTTCACTGCCACGACTGGCCCACGGCGTATCTGCCCTGCGCTCTGAAGTGGCATCGTCATTATCGGGGACAATACCGGAAGGAGGGCCGTCCTGCCACCGTTCTGACTCTGCATAACGTGGCTCATCAGGGTATTTTCTCCCCGGGGCCCTTTTTTGAGGAGTCCGGGCTGGATCCGTCCTGTTTCAACATGAAGGAACTGGAATTTTATGGAGTGATCAATCTTCTGAAGGGAGGAATTGTGAGCTCCACGGCCGTCACCACGGTTTCTCCGCGTTACGCCTGGGAAATACAGACCTGGGAATCCACGCAGGTGCTGTCCGGGGTCATTTACGAGCAGCGTCACAAACTGCGCGGCATTCTGAACGGAATCGACGTGGACTACTGGAACCCGGAGACGGATCCGTTGCTGCCGGAGTGCTATTCGCTGGCTTCGCCGACGGGAAAACACGCCTGCCGAAAAGAGCTTTTGAAAAATACGGATTTCAGCCTCGACTGGGAAGGCCCTCTGGTGGTTTGCGTTTCCCGCCTCGTGGAACAAAAGGGGTTTGACATCATTCTTCCCGCGCTCAGGCACATTGCGACTCTCGGGGCAAAGTTCATTTTTCTGGGCAGCGGACACAGCTGGATCGAGAGCGCCCTGCGTGAAGCGGTGACGTCTCATCGAGACTCGCTGTGTTTTTTTTCCGGGTACAACGAACCTCTGGCGCACCTTCTTTACGCCGGAGGCGACATCTACCTGATGCCCTCGCTTTTTGAGCCCTGCGGTCTTTCCCAGATGATAGCCATGCGTTACGGAACCGTTCCGGTGGTTCGGGAGGTCGGAGGTCTGATCGACACTGTGACCGATGTGGATGCGGAAGGGGGCGGCAACGGCTTTACTTTCCTGACGTACGATACCCAGGGAATGTTATGGTCTTTACGCAGAGCTGTCGAACGTTTCAGGAACACGAAAGCCTGGAAAAAAATACAGACCAGAGGAATGAAGGAAGACTTTTCCTGGAAAAAGTCGGCTTTGCTCTATCGGGGTTTGTATCAGGCTATTCTGAAAGAAGGTGGATAA
- the glgP gene encoding alpha-glucan family phosphorylase produces MENDPAFRPLAYFSMEVGLKESIPTYSGGLGVLAGDILKSAADLSVPMAGVTLLYRKGYFVQEFNDDGWQKEKPVQWNPAHELRLLPNRVSITLQGREIQIGVWVYEIIGATGYPLPVYFLDTDFEPNNPEDRKFCWYLYGGDNNYRLCQEFILGVGGLRMLRDLGYMNIETFHLNEGHAGFLTLELMREQGYYDPDKIREQVVFTTHTPVPAGHDYFEFGLIDRAFPPDALSTIKRMMPDLPGVSMTELGLRYSRYVNGVAKKHAEVSNAMFKMETVDWITNGVHPTTWVSSGMRRLYNKHIPGWEQDPGRLVQALTIPKEELWAAHQAAKLRLFARVLETTGSQLDPEILTLGFARRAATYKRADLLFSDLKRFMEVVGDRKVQFIFAGKAHPHDNGGKAVLQKIKKTTKELEDKVSIVFIDNYNMEIASLLTQGVDLWLNTPMRPREASGTSGMKCTLNGIMNFSVLDGWWIEGWIEDVTGWSIGPEPSAADYDRRYDESLDAIDLYNKLEQKIIPTYYNNHEKWVSMMQHTIALNASFFNTHRVVREYASKAYFIDFRGM; encoded by the coding sequence ATGGAAAATGACCCCGCCTTCCGGCCTCTCGCCTATTTTTCCATGGAAGTGGGCCTGAAGGAGTCCATTCCCACCTATTCCGGCGGCCTTGGGGTGCTGGCCGGAGACATCCTGAAAAGCGCGGCCGACCTGAGCGTCCCCATGGCAGGGGTGACTCTGCTTTATCGCAAGGGCTATTTCGTTCAGGAGTTCAACGACGACGGCTGGCAGAAGGAAAAACCGGTCCAGTGGAATCCCGCTCACGAGTTGCGGCTGCTTCCCAACCGCGTTTCCATCACCCTGCAGGGCCGGGAAATTCAGATAGGCGTGTGGGTCTACGAAATCATCGGAGCCACGGGGTATCCCCTTCCGGTGTATTTCCTCGACACCGACTTCGAGCCCAACAATCCGGAGGATCGCAAGTTCTGCTGGTATCTTTACGGCGGAGACAATAATTATCGCCTCTGTCAGGAGTTCATCCTTGGCGTAGGCGGTCTTCGCATGCTGCGGGACCTGGGTTACATGAACATCGAAACCTTCCACCTGAACGAAGGACACGCCGGTTTTCTCACCCTGGAGCTGATGCGGGAGCAGGGATACTACGATCCGGATAAAATTCGGGAGCAGGTGGTGTTCACCACTCACACGCCGGTTCCCGCGGGGCACGATTATTTCGAGTTCGGGCTCATCGACCGGGCGTTTCCGCCGGATGCCCTCAGTACCATCAAGCGCATGATGCCCGACCTGCCAGGGGTTTCCATGACGGAGCTGGGCCTGCGCTACAGCCGCTACGTCAACGGCGTGGCGAAAAAGCACGCCGAGGTGAGCAACGCCATGTTCAAAATGGAAACGGTGGACTGGATCACCAATGGCGTTCATCCCACCACCTGGGTGAGCTCCGGAATGCGCCGGCTCTACAACAAACATATTCCAGGATGGGAGCAGGACCCCGGGCGTCTCGTTCAGGCCCTCACCATCCCGAAGGAAGAGCTTTGGGCGGCTCATCAGGCCGCGAAGCTTCGGCTCTTCGCCCGGGTTCTGGAAACCACGGGCAGTCAGCTGGACCCCGAAATTCTGACCCTTGGGTTTGCCCGCCGGGCCGCCACCTATAAACGGGCCGACCTCCTGTTTTCCGATCTGAAGCGGTTCATGGAGGTGGTGGGAGACCGGAAGGTGCAGTTTATTTTCGCGGGTAAGGCCCATCCTCACGACAACGGGGGGAAGGCCGTGCTTCAGAAGATCAAAAAGACGACCAAAGAGCTGGAGGACAAGGTTTCCATTGTGTTTATCGATAACTATAACATGGAAATCGCGTCTCTGCTGACTCAGGGCGTGGATCTGTGGCTGAACACGCCCATGCGTCCCAGGGAAGCCAGCGGAACCAGCGGGATGAAATGCACGTTGAACGGCATTATGAACTTTTCCGTTTTGGACGGATGGTGGATCGAGGGCTGGATTGAAGACGTCACGGGCTGGTCCATCGGGCCGGAGCCCAGCGCGGCCGATTACGACCGGCGTTACGACGAATCCCTGGACGCCATCGACCTCTACAATAAACTGGAGCAGAAAATCATACCCACCTACTATAACAATCATGAAAAATGGGTAAGCATGATGCAGCACACTATCGCCCTCAACGCCTCTTTCTTCAACACTCATCGCGTGGTTCGGGAGTACGCTTCGAAGGCGTATTTTATCGATTTCCGGGGAATGTAG